The genome window CCGAGAGAGACGTTGCCGTTTACGGTCGTGATCCCGATCAGATCAAACTCCCCGCTGCGTACCGCGAGGATGATCCCCAGCGCATCATCGATGCCTGTGTCTACATCCAGTATGATCTTTTGCTTCATCAGTGGGCCTCCCTAGCATTTGGTGAAGGCGACAAGGGCATCGCTCCTTTGGCGTACACCCTTGTCGTCCTATCTATTTTTCCTGCTTATTGGGTAATTTCACGGTTCCAACGGTCAATCCATGCTTTGGAATGCTCGTTCACGAATTTCATGTCCAGCTTGTGCAGCTTGCTGATGGTTTCTTCGCCATACGTTACGCCTTTTGCTTCCTCGTCAGTCAGCTTCACGCCGGTGTTTACAGGGGAATCGACTTTCGCTTTTGCGGATTTCTCCTGAACTTCCTTGCTCAATTGCCAGTTGATGAAGTCTTCTGCGAGCTCTTTGTTCTTGCTGCCTTTTACGATGTTCACGGTGTTCATGACCGCGTAGCCGCCCTCTTCCGGTGTCACGAACTTCGCTTCTGGAACAGCCGCCTGGATGTCTTTGAAGTACATTTCCATGATCGGGCCTGCTGCGATTTCTTCTTGGCTGAACATGTTTACATATTCAGAGGTCTTGTCGTAGTATTTCACGACGCCTTTGTTCGCTTCTTTCATTTTCGCGAATGCTTGGTCTTCATTGAATTCTTTGCTGCCTGCCACTTGGGAAGCCGCATCCAGAATCATAGGGCCAGTCGTCGACGTAATGTTTGGAAGTGTCAGCTTGCCTGCCACTTCAGGGCTCCACAGATCCTTCCAGCTCTTGATTTCCGTTTTGATCACGTTCGGATTATAAGCGATCCCGAATTGTCCGATGGTGTAGGCTGGTCCGTACTCTTCACCCAGCGGCGCTTTTGCGATGTCGTAGATCTCTTTCAGGTTTGGAATGCGGCTGCGATCGATTTTTTCAAAGGCACCGCTCTCGATTCCTTGCTGCGCATAGTAGTCGGAAAGATAAATCAGATCCACATCGGAGCTGCCTTGGCGAATTTTATTCAAACGCTCTGCATTGTTCCCGATTTCCAGAACAATTTTGACGTTATGTTCTTTTTCAAACGGCTCATACACTTCTTTGCGGAAGAAATCCTCGGAAAAACCCCAGGTGGAGATCACCAGCTTTTTCGGCTCGCCGCTCGCTGCTCCGCCAGCTGCATTTTCTTTCGGCTGCTCGCTGCTGCCGCACCCTGCGAGCGCCATTGAAATCATCGAAAAGGAAAGAACTCCTGTTAACCACTTTTTCATCTTGTATTCCTCCGTTTTTGGTTTCTCTTTCAGATAATGGAGCACGTATTCTAATCCAATTGATTGTTTCCCTCGGCATCATTGGTCTATTCGCCATCACACCTTTATCTAGAAGAAAATGGTAAAAAAAGAAAAGAAAAGTACCCTTGATTAGAACATTCATTCTAAACAAGAGCACTTTTCTTCGTAAACAAAGAATAGCGACACCCGTTTTGCCGTTGCCGCCGGTCTTCCCCTCAGATAGATCCAAAGGGAAAATCCGAACGACTCCGTCAGGTATTCGATTGTGATTCAGCCAAAATGACGTTTGTGATCGCCAGCTGTGTGGCAGCGTCATAATCTCTCAGTACAGCTTCCATGTCGAGATTCATGTCTTCCTCCAAACGTTCGCGAAGCTTCTTCTTATATAGAAGCGACATTCGGAAGTCCACCTCGAGCTTCAGAGCAGGAGCCTCGCCTTCCAATGCAGCCGAACGCGGTGAGCGCCGATGCTTGGCATAGAAGGTAATCATATTATTTTCGATAGTTACTCTCAGTAAAGTTGTCCCAAAGCCGAACAACTCCTTAGCTATCTCGTTGTAGATCGCAGATAGCTTTTTTCTGCTTTCGTTTGTGTCCTGTATAGTCATGACATCACCTGCGAGAGTAAGTATCAGGCTTATTGATTTTTTCTCATTATACATATGATAAACGCTTCTATCAAGCAATCATTCGTATTTTGATCAATTTACCAACATTCAGAATATAAAAAAGTTGTCGAATAACATTTGACACGTTTAAAAATGCGAGCTATAATCCAACTATCCAAATAAGAATTACCACTTATTTAACTGCATATCTCAATCTCTTATAAAGAGAGGCGGAGGGACTGGCCCCATGATGCCTCGGCAACCTACCCGAACACGGTATGGTGCCAAATCCAGCGGAAGAAATTCCGGAAGATAAGAGAGGAATGAGTGACTGACCAGCTGCGACAGTTAACGACGACCTCTTCTTCCGGGAAGAGGTTTTTCTTAATTCCAACGGTTTTTATTTTTCAAAACATAAACACTCATTAGACAAAAGGGGAGAAACACATCATGAAAAAGACAGGAATTTTGCTTAGCTCACTATTGCTCGCAGCATCCTTGCTGACTGCTTGCGGAGGTAAACAGGAGGCTGCTCCGGCTGCAGGAGGGACCGCTGCCGAGCAAACGAAAATCAAAGTCGGCGTAACCGCTGGACCTCACGAAGAAATCCTGAACAAAGTAAAAGAAGTGGCGAAAACAAAAGGTTTGGAAGTAGAAGTCGTTGTATTCAATGACTACGTGCAGCCAAACCAAGCTCTCGATAAAGGAAACCTGGATGCAAACAGCTTCCAAACCATTCCGTTTCTGGACAAATTCAACGAAGACCACAAAACCAAGATTGTCGAAATTGGCAAAACAGTAACTTTCCCAATGGGTCTTTACTCCACCAAGCACAAGAAAGTGGAAGAAGTCGCTGAAGGCGGCGTAGTGGGTATCCAAAACGACCCAACAAACCGTGCTCGTGCACTGTTGCTGTACCAAGCAGCCGGTCTGATCAAACTGAAGGATGGCGTAGGCAATAAGGCCACTCCATTGGATATCATCGAAAACCCGAAAAAATTGGAATTTAAAGAACTGGAAGCTGCTTTCCTGGCACGCTCCCTGAACAACGTAGAATTAGCGAGCATCAACACCAACTTTGCGATGGAAGCAGGCTACAATCCGAAAAAGGATTCCATCTTCTCTGAAACATCCGATTCTCCATACGTAAACGTCTTGGCTGCAAACGAAGCAAACAAAGACAACCCTGCACTGAAAAAACTGGTTGAGATTTATCGTTCTGAAGAAGTGAAAAAATTCATCGACGAACACTTTGAAGGAGCTGTGCTCCCATCCTGGTAAGCTACACTAACTATCGAACAACAAGGAGACTGGAGAGATGATACAGCTAACCGACATCCATAAGTCGTATACGGTGGGAAACAAACAGGTTCAAGCCTTGAAGGGCGTATCACTGAACGTGGAAAAAGGACAAATCTTCGGCGTGATCGGATTCAGCGGAGCAGGGAAAAGCACCCTGCTTCGCACGATCAACCTGCTCGAAAAACCGTCCAGCGGCTCCGTCGTAGTCAACGGTCAGGATATGCTTTCGCTGAAAGAAAAGGAATTGCGCCAAGCCCGCAAAAAAATCGGGATTATCTTTCAGCATTTCAACCTTTTGTCCTCCTATAACGTCTTTGACAACGTAGCCGAGATTTTGCGAATGAACCGGGTACCCAAAGATGTAATCAAGCAGAAGGTAGAAGATCTCTTGCGGTTGGTGGGCCTCGAAGATAAAGCAAACTCCTATCCTTCTCAGCTATCGGGCGGACAAAAGCAGCGCGTCGGCATCGCCCGTGCCCTGGCTACAGATCCGGAGATCCTTTTATGCGATGAAGCCACCTCTGCACTCGATCCGCAGACTACCGACTCCATCCTGGAGCTGCTTCTCGACATCAACCGGAAATTCAATTTGACCATCGTGCTGATTACACACGAAATGCAGGTCATTAAAAAAATCTGCGACAACGTAGCCATCATGGAAAACGGTGTGGTCATCGAACAGGGCTCTGTGCTCGATATTTTCAGCAATCCTCAGCAGCAGACTACTCGCAACTTCATCAAAACCATTTTTGATGACGATGTGCCACATGAAATCTTGTCGAAAATCAAGCAGACAGGCCCTGCAGCGAAAATTCTCCGGGTCGCATTCCGTGGAGACGCCGCACTCGATCCTGTTCTCGGCACCTTGTCTGCTCGCTTTCCGGTGAGCACCAATCTATTGTACGGCTCCATCACCTCGATCAAGGGAACGGCGCTCGGGATTTTGCTCCTGCATATTTCCGGCGAGGAAAAGGACGTAAATGAAGGCATCGAGTTCCTTCGCCAATCTGTATACAACGTAGATATCGTGGCACGAGAGGGGGTTACCCGATAATGGATCGCTTGGCAGAAATGATTCCTGTCTTTGGACAGTCGTTGCAAGAAACAGTCATCATGGTCGGCTTCTCCTTGTTCGTCGCCACATTGATCGGCATTCCGCTCGGGATCCTGCTCGTGATTACACAAGGCAATCATCTGTTTCCGAACAAATGGATCTATCACATCCTGAATACCATCATTAACGTCGTGCGCTCCCTTCCGTTCATTATCTTGATGGTGGCGATCATTCCTTTTACGGAGCTGGTCGTTGGGACATCCATCGGAATCGAGGGGGCCATCGTTCCACTGATCGTGTATACGGCACCTTACATCTCCCGTTTGATGGAGACAGCCCTGCTCGACGTTGACCGCGGTGTGATCGAAGCGTATCAAGCGATGGGTGCTTCCCGTACCCAGATCATTTTCCGCATCATGCTTCGTGAAGCCCGTCCCGGTATCGTACTTTGCCTGACGATCGCCACTATCGGTCTGATCGGTGCGACCGCGATGGCAGGGGCTGTAGGTGCAGGCGGCCTCGGCGATCTCGCCCTCCGCTACGGCTACCAGCAATGGGATATCGAAGTGATGGTCATCACGGTTATCATTCTCGTCGTTCTCGTCCAGCTGATCCAATCCCTCGGCAACTGGGCAGCGAGAAAACTGAAAAAGAGCGCGTAAAACACGTGAACCTCTAACTGTCCAACGGTTAGAGGTTCTTGTACTATCGCAAACCGAAGAAGAATACAGCTAATGGAGGTATTTCCTTATGGGCAGCATCCCACAGACATTACTCGAGGATCTGAAACGAATCACAGCAGACGATCGTGCCACGACGAACGAGACCATGCTTCACCAGCACAGCAAAGATGAGTCCCATCACACCCCCGTATTGCCGGATGTGGTCGTTTTCCCCACCTCCAAAGAAGAGGTTTCGGCTATTCTCAGATACGCAGGCGAGCGCTCTATCCCTGTCGTCCCCTTTGGCGCCGGGTCCAGTCTGGAAGGCCATTGCATCCCTCTAAAAGGCGGGATCTCCATCGATTTTCAGCAAATGAACCAGATTATCGAGGTGCGTCCCGAAGATTTTCTGGTCCGGGTTCAGCCCGGTGTCACCCGTACCCAGCTCAATGCAGCACTGAAAAAGCACGGCCTCTTCTTCCCTGTAGATCCAGGTGCAGACGCTACCATCGGAGGCATGACAGCGACCAATGCGAGCGGCACCACCAGTGTGCGCTATGGCATCATGCGCAGCCAAGTCCGTGATCTCGAGGTCGTCATGGCGGATGGATCGATCATTCGCACCGGTGGATTGTCCGCCAAATCATCTTCGGGCTATCATCTGACCGGATTGTTTGTGGGGTCGGAAGGGACACTCGGTGCCTTTACAGAGATTACCCTCAGAGTGTACGGAATTCCCGAGACCGTGGTTGCCGGCCGCGCCACATTCCCCACAGTAAAGGCAGCAGTCGATGGAGCTATGTCCCTCTTGGCAGCCGGAATCGCCATCGCTCGTGTCGAGCTGGTGGACAGCACCTCGATTCGCCAGGTCAATCTGCACAGCGAAACGGACTATTTGGAGCAGCCTACCTTGTTCCTCGAATTTCATGGCAACGAAGCCGGTCTGGCTCACGATGTCGCCTTTGCCGAGGAGCTGCTAGCTGAAAATGGCTGCGTGGACTTTTTAGTTGAAACAGATTCCAAGAAAAGGGCAAAGCTATGGGAAGCTCGACATCATATCGCTTACGCCTTTAAGCACGGCTATCCAGGAAGAGAAATGATGATCACCGATGTGTGCCTTCCCCTCTCGGAACTGACCGATGCTGTGGTGTACGCGCGTGAAGTCATCGATCAAAGCGGATTGGCTGGCGGTGTCCTGGGCCATGTCGGGGATGGCAACTTTCACACCAGCCTCATGTTCAACAAACAAGATCCCGCCGAAGTGCAGCTCGCTGAAGAGGTTAACGTCAAGATCGTCGAATATGCCCTGCGAAAAGGAGGAACCTGCACAGGGGAACACGGCATCGGGATCGGAAAGAAGAAATATCTCCAGCTGGAGCATGCCGATACACTTCCTTGGATGAAGCTGATCAAACAGCAATTCGATCCGAACAACATCTTGAATCCGGGGAAAATTCTAGATTGACAGTTTCCGCCACTACCATTTTTCCATATTGTTCACGGAATGTTTGGTGGAAATCGATATGATATTAGTGTACACTTATGTCCATAGGGTCATATCAAAGAGAGGGGCTACTACAAACACATGAAAAAACTGCTCATGCTTTTGGTTGCCGTAACACTCGTTTTCGCATCTGGCGGATTTATCGATCACGCAGACGCAAAAGGCTACAAATCCGGTAAAAAATCCTTCAATTCCAATACGGCTCCGACGAACACACAAACACCGACTAAAGGTGATTCGAATGTAAATGCTTCTACCAATAAAAGCACGACTACTCCTACCAGCACCCCTGCGACTGCAGCTCCAAGCAAAAGCGGCGGCTTCATGAAAGGTCTCTTGGTTGGTGGACTGGCAGGTATGCTGTTTGGCGGACTGTTCGGCAATATGGGGGCACTGGGCGCCATTTTCGGCTTCCTGATCAACATGCTGGCGATCGTTGCCGTGATCGTCTTGATCCGCAAAGTTTTCGTTTACTTTAAAACGCAGCGCCAGAAGAAACAGGAATTGAACACATGGAAAAGATAACGTTTGATGAACAAGTACTGATCAACGCCATCTGCCTGCATGTGGCGAGCAAGAAGCAGATTCAACCGCAGGAAGTCGAGGTTGAACTGATGTGGGACGAGGAGTACGGTTTTTCTGCCGAGGTCTACACCATGGGTAGGAAGCAAGTCTTCATCGAGATCAACTTGATCGAAGCCATTCGTTTCTACCTGGAGACGCAGCTTCAGCGCAATCCGTATTCTGCCGGCATCGAGCTGGTACTGGATGACGAGGAAGGGATCCTCGCCTACGTCACCTACCAAAGCTAAATCATCAACAATAAAGCCAATTCGAACACTGGTCAAGACCCCATTTAGTGGACAGTATGAAAAACCCCGGTCGCTAGGCCGACAGCTGACGTCTGAATTCAACAGGCGTCAGCTTTTTTAATCTTCGTTGTGGTCGACTTTGATTGTAGAATTGAATATATTCTTCAATTCGCCTTTGTGCCTCATCTACACTTCGGATATCATAGGGGTAGAGCCCTTCCGTTTTGAGATGCGAGAAGAAGCTCTCCATCGAGGCGTTATCATAACAATTGCCTCTCCGAGACATGCTGATTTGGGCGCCAACCTTCGGCAGCATGTCGTGGTAAGCGTAGGACGTGTACTGGAATCCTTGATCGCTGTGAACGATCAGTCCAGTCACGTCTTTCGTTTTTTCAAAAGCTTTCTCAAAGGTCCGCAGGACCAGTTCATTGTCGTTACGAACTCCCATGTGGTAGGCTACAATCTCGTTATTAAACAAATCCTTAATAGCAGATAGGTAGAGCCAAGTATCCGCAACACGATATTGTGTGATATCCGTTACCCATTTTTGATTCGGTGCACATGCTTTGAAATCACGTTGTAGGGCATTCTCGGCAACTCGTCTCCCTACAGACGAAACATAATGACTTCGATATTTGCGGCGAATTCGAGAACGAAGTCCCATTTCTTGCATTAGTCGAAGTACCTTCTTATGATTGACCCACACCCCGCAATCTTGCAGGAGAAATAGTTGAGTTTGTCTATATCCATATTTTCCGTCATACTTCCTATACACTGCCTGGATGAAGTCTTTTACGGGCTTGTTCCTATCCGTTACTTGTCGTTTTAGGTAAGCATAGTATCCACTTCTTGAGACTCTAAACAACTTGCAAAGTTCACTTATGGTATATTCACCAGCTACTTGTTTGATCGTTGCATACTTATGGACTGCACCTCCTGCATCCAGATTTCCAAACACTTTTTTAGCATCTTATTTTCCCTCTCTAACTTCTCCAGATATCGGTTCGAATCGATGTATTCCTTACGGCGGCCACGTTGATCCAGAAGCCCAAACTCTCCGAGTTTCTTATACTTCCGCATCCAAATCTTAATTCGTCCTTCATCATGGATATGTAACTTCTCTGCTATTTCTCGATGGGAAACACCATCTAATTTCATCTGAACCGCCTGCAACTTTAGCTCTTCACAATAATGTTTAAACTTTTGGCCTTTCTTTGCTGGCATAAAAATGCACCCCCTAAAGTTTTCATCGGTAAACCGTAGGGGTTTTTCCAATGTCTACTTTAAGGGGTGCACATCACACAGAAGCCTGTGGACGAATTGGCTTTTTCATTTGCTTATGGGGTTGCCGTGCCTTTCCCCGCTTTTAATCCTCTTCGTCGTCGTCTTCCTTCTGAATGAAACGAGCCGCATTCAAGCCAATCATTTCAGCCGCAATCGACGTGTTGCCGTCTGGCAGAATCGGCGAGATAGAGAGGTCGGCAACCTTGAGATTTTTCGTGCCAAATACATTCAGGAAGCCGTCCACTACCCCTTCCTCAATCGTCTCCGCCATCCTGCACTGTCCGCCAAAGTGAAAGAAGTTGGAATACGAGCCTTTGACATAGGCCTCCAGCTGTCTTCGCTTTTCCGTCTCGTCTGGCATCAGAAAGATATTTTCAGGAGGGTACACGACTTCATGGATGCCGCTTCCCGGAGTACGCGCTTGCTTGATGATGTTGTACATATTGATGTATTGATCCACCAAGAAATTCAGATCGTCGGGATTTTGCAACGGGTTGAATGAGAACGATGGGGGCGCTTCCGGATCGCTATGTGCCGCCATAATCGTCCCTCTGCTCTTTGGATTCAAATCCAGCATGCCAAAACTCATGATGTTGGTGCCTTGCAGGACATTCAAATTCCATCCGTTCGCAAACACATCCTGAGCGGGGAGGAAAAATGGCACCGGGGCACCAAATATCTGCAGACGACGGCCTTCCAGGCTTGCTGGATGCTCCGCTTTGAATGCCCCCAGGGCCAGGGGTTGATCGGGGTCCGCCTGCAGGATCGGCACCAGCTGCGATGTCTCTACCCGGACGCCCATGCCGACATACGCATGGGTTTGCATGTTGTGACCCACGTTCGGGCTTTCAATCAACGTTTTGATCCCTGCCCGAGTCAGATCCTCCGTCTTTCCGATCCCCGATCGTTGCAGGATCACTGAAGAAAAAAAGCCCGCAGAGACGATAATGCCTTTTCGCGCATACCTTCTCAGGGAAACTCCATTTTTAACAAAATCCACACCAACCGCGACGTACTTTCCGCGCTTCTTTTTATCTTGAAAGACGATTTTGTCTACCGTGGTCTTTCCAAAAATGGCTAGCTTTCTGCCACCAACCCCAAACTGGTCTGATTGAAACTGGTTTCCTGGAGTGACGATCTGGGCGTTTAAATAGCCAGTAGCCGTCGAGGAGCGCACAAATTCGCCGTTGACCTCCCGCTGATTATACTGTCCTTTGTAAAACGTGCAGTCTCTAACACCCGTATTGTAATCCTGGACGATGGGGATGCCCAACACCTTTGCTGTCGCGTTGGTCAGCCTTTCAATCAGCCCATTTTCCGGAATGATTTGCTGCCTGATAAAAATCGGGCCATTTGTGCCTCTCTCGCCCGGGTTTTGGGTTTGTCCCGTGTACGTTTCATTTTCTTTAAACAATGAACGGATCTTGTCGTAGCTCCATTGATCTCCGACGAGGTCTGCCCATCTGTCATACAGCTCCCTGCTCCCCCGGACAGAATACATATCGTTGATTTCTGAGCTTCCTCCGAGAACCCGGCCGTTTTGCGACAAAAGAGGACGCCCGATCATCGCTTCTATGGTGGAAGTGATGTTATTCGCGTACCTGTTATCGCTGGCTAAAAAGATCGCTTGTTCAATGGAACCGCTGGTTAGCTCAGCCGTCATGTCGGTCCCTGCTTCCAATACCAATACCGAGGTCTTTTTATCATCCGTCAATTTTTTGGCAATGACCCCACCGGCCGTTCCCGCACCAATGACGATGTAATCAAAGATTTGCTTTTTGGATAAATGGTTTTTCTCCATCCTCCATTCCTCATCTCCCTGAAGCTGTGCTTCCCATTTTCTTTACTCTATGTACAAGTTTCGGCAATGGCTTGGACAAACGACTTGAGGCACTTACACTTTTTTGTCCCCAGCAGCAAAAATTCCACCCCCAGGCATTTGCCCTGAGAGTGGACTCGCTTTTAGCTTGTTTGATTATTTCAGGTCCGCCAGCACTTCATTTGCCATGCTGGCAGTGGAAACCAGTCCGCCGCCGGAGAGATACCAGTAGTTGGCATCCAAGTAGATGATGTTTCCGTCTTTAAATGCTTTCGTATTTTTGATCAGGTCGTTTTCAATCGTTTGCTTTGCAGAAACAGCCGCATCCTTGTTTTTGGAAACGATGCCGCCATCCACTACAAACAGGTAGTCAGGGTCTTTCTCTACTACGAATTCTGGGGAGATGCTTTGGCCGTGCGTAGACACTTCCAGATTGCTATCTACCGGAGTGAAGCCAAATACGTCATGTAGGATACCGAAACGGGAGCCTGG of Brevibacillus choshinensis contains these proteins:
- a CDS encoding ABC transporter substrate-binding protein — its product is MKKWLTGVLSFSMISMALAGCGSSEQPKENAAGGAASGEPKKLVISTWGFSEDFFRKEVYEPFEKEHNVKIVLEIGNNAERLNKIRQGSSDVDLIYLSDYYAQQGIESGAFEKIDRSRIPNLKEIYDIAKAPLGEEYGPAYTIGQFGIAYNPNVIKTEIKSWKDLWSPEVAGKLTLPNITSTTGPMILDAASQVAGSKEFNEDQAFAKMKEANKGVVKYYDKTSEYVNMFSQEEIAAGPIMEMYFKDIQAAVPEAKFVTPEEGGYAVMNTVNIVKGSKNKELAEDFINWQLSKEVQEKSAKAKVDSPVNTGVKLTDEEAKGVTYGEETISKLHKLDMKFVNEHSKAWIDRWNREITQ
- a CDS encoding methionine ABC transporter ATP-binding protein encodes the protein MIQLTDIHKSYTVGNKQVQALKGVSLNVEKGQIFGVIGFSGAGKSTLLRTINLLEKPSSGSVVVNGQDMLSLKEKELRQARKKIGIIFQHFNLLSSYNVFDNVAEILRMNRVPKDVIKQKVEDLLRLVGLEDKANSYPSQLSGGQKQRVGIARALATDPEILLCDEATSALDPQTTDSILELLLDINRKFNLTIVLITHEMQVIKKICDNVAIMENGVVIEQGSVLDIFSNPQQQTTRNFIKTIFDDDVPHEILSKIKQTGPAAKILRVAFRGDAALDPVLGTLSARFPVSTNLLYGSITSIKGTALGILLLHISGEEKDVNEGIEFLRQSVYNVDIVAREGVTR
- a CDS encoding DUF2294 domain-containing protein, which translates into the protein MTIQDTNESRKKLSAIYNEIAKELFGFGTTLLRVTIENNMITFYAKHRRSPRSAALEGEAPALKLEVDFRMSLLYKKKLRERLEEDMNLDMEAVLRDYDAATQLAITNVILAESQSNT
- a CDS encoding helix-turn-helix domain-containing protein — its product is MPAKKGQKFKHYCEELKLQAVQMKLDGVSHREIAEKLHIHDEGRIKIWMRKYKKLGEFGLLDQRGRRKEYIDSNRYLEKLERENKMLKKCLEIWMQEVQSISMQRSNK
- a CDS encoding MetQ/NlpA family ABC transporter substrate-binding protein — protein: MKKTGILLSSLLLAASLLTACGGKQEAAPAAGGTAAEQTKIKVGVTAGPHEEILNKVKEVAKTKGLEVEVVVFNDYVQPNQALDKGNLDANSFQTIPFLDKFNEDHKTKIVEIGKTVTFPMGLYSTKHKKVEEVAEGGVVGIQNDPTNRARALLLYQAAGLIKLKDGVGNKATPLDIIENPKKLEFKELEAAFLARSLNNVELASINTNFAMEAGYNPKKDSIFSETSDSPYVNVLAANEANKDNPALKKLVEIYRSEEVKKFIDEHFEGAVLPSW
- a CDS encoding GMC family oxidoreductase, giving the protein MEKNHLSKKQIFDYIVIGAGTAGGVIAKKLTDDKKTSVLVLEAGTDMTAELTSGSIEQAIFLASDNRYANNITSTIEAMIGRPLLSQNGRVLGGSSEINDMYSVRGSRELYDRWADLVGDQWSYDKIRSLFKENETYTGQTQNPGERGTNGPIFIRQQIIPENGLIERLTNATAKVLGIPIVQDYNTGVRDCTFYKGQYNQREVNGEFVRSSTATGYLNAQIVTPGNQFQSDQFGVGGRKLAIFGKTTVDKIVFQDKKKRGKYVAVGVDFVKNGVSLRRYARKGIIVSAGFFSSVILQRSGIGKTEDLTRAGIKTLIESPNVGHNMQTHAYVGMGVRVETSQLVPILQADPDQPLALGAFKAEHPASLEGRRLQIFGAPVPFFLPAQDVFANGWNLNVLQGTNIMSFGMLDLNPKSRGTIMAAHSDPEAPPSFSFNPLQNPDDLNFLVDQYINMYNIIKQARTPGSGIHEVVYPPENIFLMPDETEKRRQLEAYVKGSYSNFFHFGGQCRMAETIEEGVVDGFLNVFGTKNLKVADLSISPILPDGNTSIAAEMIGLNAARFIQKEDDDEED
- a CDS encoding methionine ABC transporter permease produces the protein MDRLAEMIPVFGQSLQETVIMVGFSLFVATLIGIPLGILLVITQGNHLFPNKWIYHILNTIINVVRSLPFIILMVAIIPFTELVVGTSIGIEGAIVPLIVYTAPYISRLMETALLDVDRGVIEAYQAMGASRTQIIFRIMLREARPGIVLCLTIATIGLIGATAMAGAVGAGGLGDLALRYGYQQWDIEVMVITVIILVVLVQLIQSLGNWAARKLKKSA
- a CDS encoding FAD-binding oxidoreductase, which gives rise to MGSIPQTLLEDLKRITADDRATTNETMLHQHSKDESHHTPVLPDVVVFPTSKEEVSAILRYAGERSIPVVPFGAGSSLEGHCIPLKGGISIDFQQMNQIIEVRPEDFLVRVQPGVTRTQLNAALKKHGLFFPVDPGADATIGGMTATNASGTTSVRYGIMRSQVRDLEVVMADGSIIRTGGLSAKSSSGYHLTGLFVGSEGTLGAFTEITLRVYGIPETVVAGRATFPTVKAAVDGAMSLLAAGIAIARVELVDSTSIRQVNLHSETDYLEQPTLFLEFHGNEAGLAHDVAFAEELLAENGCVDFLVETDSKKRAKLWEARHHIAYAFKHGYPGREMMITDVCLPLSELTDAVVYAREVIDQSGLAGGVLGHVGDGNFHTSLMFNKQDPAEVQLAEEVNVKIVEYALRKGGTCTGEHGIGIGKKKYLQLEHADTLPWMKLIKQQFDPNNILNPGKILD
- a CDS encoding YxcD family protein, with translation MEKITFDEQVLINAICLHVASKKQIQPQEVEVELMWDEEYGFSAEVYTMGRKQVFIEINLIEAIRFYLETQLQRNPYSAGIELVLDDEEGILAYVTYQS
- a CDS encoding IS3 family transposase yields the protein MFGNLDAGGAVHKYATIKQVAGEYTISELCKLFRVSRSGYYAYLKRQVTDRNKPVKDFIQAVYRKYDGKYGYRQTQLFLLQDCGVWVNHKKVLRLMQEMGLRSRIRRKYRSHYVSSVGRRVAENALQRDFKACAPNQKWVTDITQYRVADTWLYLSAIKDLFNNEIVAYHMGVRNDNELVLRTFEKAFEKTKDVTGLIVHSDQGFQYTSYAYHDMLPKVGAQISMSRRGNCYDNASMESFFSHLKTEGLYPYDIRSVDEAQRRIEEYIQFYNQSRPQRRLKKLTPVEFRRQLSA